A part of Candidatus Binatia bacterium genomic DNA contains:
- a CDS encoding CDP-alcohol phosphatidyltransferase family protein → MAVDKGEATIGFSQLLFAFAVHAYTAFGAVLGFVALAAAFRGDYATTFWMLAIAFVVDATDGTLARRAHVKHVVPWIDGTLLDNIIDYQNYVIVPVAVLIQPGILPPGTQWMALPVLVASAYGFSRTDAKGFVEHYFQGFPSYWNVLVFYYVVLGTNAWVNLAFLVFFLAMVFVPMRWLYPSRMEKGRAAAVWLGVLWGVMGIWLIFQLPKPSPLLAWASLFYPAYYTAASFVYDMRSRG, encoded by the coding sequence ATGGCCGTGGACAAGGGCGAGGCGACCATCGGGTTTTCCCAGCTGCTTTTCGCGTTCGCGGTGCACGCGTACACGGCGTTCGGCGCCGTGCTCGGGTTCGTCGCACTGGCTGCGGCGTTCCGCGGCGATTACGCGACGACGTTCTGGATGCTCGCGATCGCATTCGTCGTCGATGCGACCGACGGTACGCTCGCGCGGCGGGCGCACGTCAAGCACGTCGTACCGTGGATCGACGGCACCCTTCTCGACAACATCATCGATTACCAGAACTACGTCATCGTCCCCGTCGCCGTCCTGATCCAGCCCGGCATTCTTCCGCCGGGCACGCAGTGGATGGCGCTGCCGGTGCTCGTCGCCAGCGCCTACGGCTTCTCGCGCACCGACGCGAAGGGTTTCGTCGAGCACTATTTCCAGGGATTTCCCTCGTACTGGAACGTGCTCGTGTTCTATTACGTGGTGCTCGGCACCAACGCGTGGGTCAACCTCGCGTTCCTCGTGTTCTTCCTCGCGATGGTGTTCGTGCCGATGCGCTGGCTGTACCCGAGCCGCATGGAAAAGGGCCGCGCTGCGGCGGTATGGCTCGGGGTGCTGTGGGGCGTGATGGGAATCTGGCTGATTTTCCAGCTCCCGAAACCTTCGCCTCTGCTGGCATGGGCGTCGCTGTTCTACCCGGCCTACTACACGGCCGCGTCGTTCGTCTACGACATGCGCAGCCGCGGCTGA
- a CDS encoding alpha/beta hydrolase yields MTAAMERPWFSDRRDKRIRVGKIHLHVTDWGGHTSDDCIVFAHPTGFLGAVWKPLLVRLRALGVTSRFLSWDQRGHGLSSKPDDDYAWEQFVVDATELLRILGIERALGVGHSAGATTLAGVAAAEPKFLSRLVLIDPVLFHPEMARMMKEAGVQNPMAARTRTRRVVWRSREQLFHSFRRREPYSTWTDEALHAYVDEGTFDRPDGEVELLCPARVEAQVYSAASDFDAYSILGRVQAPMLLVRGESSTTLDEPRARRAAEVAPRARLVTVPGTTHFIPMEKPDEVARLIVAEIGEGA; encoded by the coding sequence ATGACTGCTGCGATGGAGCGCCCCTGGTTTTCCGACCGCCGCGACAAGCGCATCCGCGTCGGGAAAATCCATCTCCACGTCACCGACTGGGGCGGTCATACGAGCGACGACTGCATCGTCTTCGCGCATCCCACCGGTTTTCTCGGCGCCGTCTGGAAGCCGCTGCTCGTGCGGCTGCGCGCCCTCGGTGTCACGTCGCGCTTCCTTTCGTGGGACCAGCGCGGCCACGGCCTGTCGTCCAAGCCGGACGACGACTATGCGTGGGAGCAGTTCGTCGTCGATGCGACCGAGCTTTTGAGGATTCTCGGGATCGAGCGTGCACTCGGCGTCGGGCATTCGGCCGGAGCGACGACGCTGGCCGGCGTCGCCGCAGCCGAGCCGAAGTTTCTGTCGCGCCTGGTTCTCATCGACCCCGTACTGTTCCACCCGGAGATGGCGCGGATGATGAAAGAGGCGGGAGTGCAGAATCCGATGGCGGCGCGTACGCGCACCCGCCGCGTGGTCTGGCGCTCGCGCGAGCAGCTCTTTCATTCGTTCCGCCGCCGCGAGCCGTACTCGACGTGGACCGACGAAGCGTTGCATGCGTACGTCGACGAGGGAACGTTCGACAGGCCCGACGGCGAGGTCGAGTTGCTGTGCCCGGCGCGCGTCGAGGCCCAGGTGTATTCGGCGGCCTCGGATTTCGATGCCTATTCGATCCTCGGCCGCGTCCAGGCGCCGATGCTGCTCGTGCGCGGCGAGTCGAGCACTACGCTCGACGAGCCGCGGGCGCGGCGCGCCGCCGAGGTCGCCCCTCGCGCGCGGCTGGTGACGGTACCCGGCACGACGCATTTCATTCCGATGGAAAAGCCCGACGAGGTTGCGCGCCTCATCGTTGCCGAGATCGGCGAGGGAGCGTAG
- a CDS encoding SDR family oxidoreductase, protein MALSATSIEQLFGLHGRVAIVTGASSGLGIEFADALACAGADVALLARRGDRLDEVAAGLKARYGVKTIAVEVDITDREALTAAFTRTRAALGPAWVLVNNAGLAPTGRAEKQWPEDWDRTVALNMTAVFQCCLLAAMQMRAAAGGGRIINVTSIFGRLGSSLFRVASYAASKGGSENLTRQLAVEWARESITVNAIAPAWFPSEMTQESLVRESIEERMASGNPMGRIGDEGELRTACLFLASPASSYVTGSVIPVDGGYTAW, encoded by the coding sequence ATGGCCCTTTCCGCGACGTCCATCGAACAGCTCTTCGGCCTTCACGGTCGTGTCGCGATCGTCACCGGCGCCTCCTCGGGACTCGGCATCGAGTTCGCCGATGCGCTGGCCTGCGCCGGCGCCGATGTCGCCCTGCTCGCAAGGCGCGGCGACCGGCTCGATGAAGTCGCGGCGGGACTCAAAGCCCGTTACGGCGTGAAGACGATCGCAGTCGAAGTGGACATCACCGATCGCGAAGCGCTGACGGCAGCGTTCACGCGCACGCGTGCTGCGCTGGGCCCGGCCTGGGTGCTGGTGAACAACGCCGGCCTGGCTCCGACCGGCCGTGCCGAGAAACAATGGCCGGAGGACTGGGACCGCACGGTCGCCCTCAACATGACCGCGGTATTCCAGTGCTGCCTTCTCGCCGCGATGCAGATGCGCGCGGCGGCCGGCGGCGGGCGCATCATCAACGTCACGTCGATCTTCGGCCGCCTCGGCAGCTCGCTGTTTCGCGTCGCCAGTTATGCCGCGAGCAAGGGCGGCAGCGAAAACCTGACGCGGCAGCTCGCCGTCGAGTGGGCGCGCGAGTCGATCACCGTCAATGCGATCGCCCCGGCGTGGTTCCCGAGCGAGATGACGCAGGAAAGCCTCGTTCGCGAGAGCATCGAGGAGCGCATGGCTTCGGGCAATCCGATGGGTCGCATCGGCGACGAGGGAGAATTGCGCACGGCCTGCCTGTTCCTGGCCTCTCCCGCGAGCAGCTACGTCACCGGATCGGTGATTCCGGTGGACGGCGGCTACACCGCTTGGTAA
- a CDS encoding MBL fold metallo-hydrolase, which yields MRRLVQLLVAIVFLGFGFAIAITRVIPLQDAIVHRMARKVLTTSRDYLFQDDALRVLACGTRSPMPDHDRAGACVAVFAGGRFYVVDTGPNAWDNFALWRIPGDKVGAVFFTHYHSDHIGDLGEFNLQTWGAGRPGPLRVFGPPGVDKVVDGFTLAYELDRGYRTAHHGPEVMNPAKGLMEAHPFDIDDKNPAGTVVLEENGLVVHAFHVDHAPVKPAVGYRFDYKGRSVGISGDTKPTPSLVAASKNVDVLFHEAQANFIVNILQEEATAAGKTQYAHILHDIPNYHTSPVEAAQEANEAGAGLLVLYHLTPPPTNPILERIFLRGVSDVRPSGVVVSRDGLLVTLPAGGKQIETGHVE from the coding sequence ATGCGACGCCTCGTCCAGCTCCTCGTAGCCATCGTTTTCCTTGGCTTCGGTTTCGCGATCGCGATCACGCGCGTCATCCCGCTGCAGGACGCGATCGTGCACCGCATGGCGCGAAAGGTGCTGACCACGTCGCGGGATTACCTGTTCCAGGACGACGCATTGCGGGTGCTCGCGTGCGGCACGCGTTCACCGATGCCCGACCACGACCGCGCCGGCGCCTGCGTCGCAGTGTTTGCCGGCGGCCGTTTCTACGTCGTCGATACCGGCCCGAACGCCTGGGACAACTTCGCGCTGTGGCGCATCCCGGGAGACAAGGTCGGCGCAGTCTTCTTCACGCACTACCACTCCGACCACATCGGCGACCTCGGCGAGTTCAACTTGCAGACGTGGGGGGCAGGCCGGCCGGGGCCGCTGCGCGTTTTCGGTCCGCCAGGCGTCGACAAGGTGGTCGACGGCTTCACCCTCGCCTACGAGCTCGACCGCGGCTATCGCACGGCGCACCACGGCCCCGAGGTCATGAATCCGGCCAAGGGGCTGATGGAAGCGCATCCTTTCGATATCGATGACAAGAATCCCGCGGGCACCGTCGTGCTCGAGGAGAACGGCCTGGTCGTACACGCGTTCCATGTCGACCATGCACCGGTCAAGCCGGCCGTCGGCTATCGTTTCGATTACAAGGGACGCTCCGTCGGGATCAGCGGCGACACCAAGCCGACTCCGTCACTGGTGGCGGCGAGCAAGAACGTCGACGTGCTGTTCCACGAGGCGCAAGCCAACTTCATCGTGAATATTCTGCAGGAAGAGGCGACGGCAGCGGGAAAAACCCAGTACGCGCACATCCTGCACGACATCCCGAACTACCACACCTCTCCGGTCGAGGCCGCCCAGGAAGCGAACGAAGCAGGCGCAGGCCTTCTCGTCCTGTACCACCTGACTCCGCCTCCGACCAATCCCATTCTCGAGCGCATCTTCCTGCGCGGCGTCTCCGACGTGCGGCCAAGCGGAGTCGTCGTTTCGCGCGACGGGCTGCTCGTCACGTTGCCGGCGGGCGGCAAACAGATCGAGACCGGTCACGTGGAGTAG
- a CDS encoding methylamine dehydrogenase light chain has protein sequence MNDKAAAKRLDAWMEQASRHLARASSRRGFLARVGGLLVGGAALPLLPVARIADAAESRAPAPGESGDPRDCQYWRYCAIHGYLCSCCGGSANACPPGTEMSPITWLGTCRNPVDSKEYVIAYNDCCGASLCGRCLCSRTEGEQPIYDTFRNNDLLWCFGTQSRAVHCSVSVVVGLATKT, from the coding sequence ATGAACGACAAAGCAGCAGCAAAACGACTGGATGCGTGGATGGAGCAGGCAAGCCGGCATCTGGCGCGCGCGTCGTCCAGGCGCGGGTTTCTCGCGCGAGTCGGGGGGCTTCTCGTCGGTGGTGCGGCGTTGCCGCTGCTGCCGGTCGCACGAATCGCCGACGCGGCGGAGTCCCGTGCCCCGGCTCCGGGCGAGTCCGGCGATCCGCGCGATTGCCAGTACTGGCGCTATTGCGCGATCCACGGCTACCTGTGCTCCTGCTGCGGCGGCTCGGCCAACGCGTGTCCGCCCGGTACCGAGATGTCGCCGATCACGTGGCTCGGCACCTGCCGCAATCCGGTCGACTCGAAGGAATACGTGATCGCGTACAACGACTGCTGCGGCGCTTCGCTGTGCGGGCGCTGCCTGTGCAGCCGTACCGAAGGCGAGCAGCCGATCTACGATACTTTCCGCAACAACGACCTGCTCTGGTGCTTCGGCACCCAGAGCCGCGCCGTGCACTGCAGCGTCTCGGTGGTGGTCGGCCTTGCGACGAAGACCTGA
- a CDS encoding redoxin domain-containing protein, translated as MIAALSVSVVLLWVVVVVLCGVVFALTRQIGVLYERVAPAGALMIGRGVVAGDEAPVVRAPTLAGNDEMVGAASEDGRSTLVFFLSPTCPVCKSLLPALRSMAAAEAANLRVLVAGDGSPSEHEAFAREQKLDASSYLLSTQLGVTWQIAKLPYAVLVDDSGIVRAHGLVNSREHLESLLEARDRGVASIQELVRRQGTARDAAAAPGRAKVA; from the coding sequence ATGATTGCGGCGCTGTCGGTTTCCGTCGTGCTGCTGTGGGTCGTCGTCGTCGTGCTCTGCGGCGTCGTGTTCGCGCTGACGCGACAGATCGGCGTGCTCTACGAGCGCGTCGCGCCGGCGGGCGCGTTGATGATCGGACGCGGCGTGGTCGCGGGTGACGAAGCCCCGGTCGTGCGCGCGCCGACACTGGCCGGCAACGACGAGATGGTCGGCGCGGCTTCGGAGGACGGGCGCTCGACGCTGGTGTTCTTTCTGTCGCCCACCTGTCCGGTCTGCAAGAGCCTGCTGCCGGCACTGAGGTCGATGGCGGCCGCCGAAGCCGCGAACCTTCGCGTGCTCGTCGCCGGCGACGGTTCTCCGTCCGAACACGAGGCGTTCGCCCGCGAGCAGAAGCTCGACGCATCGTCGTACCTGCTGTCGACCCAGCTCGGCGTCACGTGGCAGATCGCGAAACTTCCGTACGCGGTGCTCGTCGACGACAGCGGAATCGTTCGTGCGCACGGCCTCGTCAATTCCCGCGAGCACCTGGAAAGCCTGCTCGAGGCCCGTGACCGCGGGGTTGCCTCCATCCAGGAGCTCGTGCGCCGGCAAGGCACGGCCCGCGACGCGGCGGCGGCGCCCGGGCGCGCCAAGGTAGCCTGA
- a CDS encoding MauE/DoxX family redox-associated membrane protein — protein MSGVAIDPAAALVLRACLTLLLAAAAFHKIADFSRFRAAVAGYRVLPKMLLAPATVAVPAVEASLAVALAMGLGAAGVATSLLMAGYAAAIAVNVARGRTGIDCGCTGPAFHVPLGASLVVRNGVVAVAAAALALPLSPRPLAWFDCVAVMAATPGLCACWLASQRLLATAPRAAALARLRR, from the coding sequence ATGAGTGGCGTCGCAATCGATCCCGCGGCGGCGCTCGTGCTTCGCGCCTGCCTGACGCTGCTGCTCGCGGCGGCGGCGTTTCACAAGATCGCGGATTTTTCGCGCTTTCGCGCCGCTGTTGCCGGATATCGCGTGCTGCCGAAGATGCTGCTTGCGCCCGCCACCGTCGCGGTTCCCGCCGTCGAGGCCTCGCTCGCGGTCGCACTGGCGATGGGGCTCGGTGCTGCCGGCGTCGCCACCTCGCTGCTGATGGCGGGTTACGCCGCGGCGATCGCCGTCAACGTGGCCAGAGGCCGTACCGGGATCGATTGCGGCTGCACCGGTCCTGCTTTCCACGTGCCGCTTGGCGCGAGCCTCGTGGTGCGCAACGGCGTCGTGGCCGTCGCGGCGGCTGCACTGGCGCTGCCACTTTCGCCGCGACCCCTGGCCTGGTTCGACTGCGTTGCCGTCATGGCAGCGACGCCGGGGCTCTGCGCCTGCTGGCTCGCGAGCCAGCGGTTGCTGGCGACCGCGCCGCGCGCAGCGGCGCTCGCGAGGCTGCGACGATGA